A section of the Acropora muricata isolate sample 2 chromosome 4, ASM3666990v1, whole genome shotgun sequence genome encodes:
- the LOC136914210 gene encoding uncharacterized protein KIAA1958 homolog has protein sequence MAKLLENLSSKASIKSTKFGMKIFDEWRASSVGSKFSKPIEEMSKDELNSCLKCFYISARKQDGSYYKATSLKSIRSALDRHLRLPPHNKQFSIVSDSAFSEANRVLCGFVKELKISGKIEGVMHRKVIRKEQLELLFSRGQLGPANSQDPAQLLRTAWFYIGLYFGRRGLGDQRDLKSSMLVLKKSPDGAEYFELNRQTSASFLQHGNPKDESDTGAMFSVVNSPRCPVMTLKNYLSRLNRNCDSLFQRPKDSKKQNFKTEDPFWYWPHPMGKFSLDKLMTEMSRNAGIKPSITKQCLRATSVAILSSTSRLKEDAVEAEQCSKAADLWQSHQIKFHKSNLLARFVAKEVVNPVPFPRPGPKFVGTMIEIEQLAPKENAQTSAIVLEVRQIPIIAQEESRKIDEKHEVKYVQVPSLPGILVNATIGEPVKSKLIPLAPRSETKSLQFKMDAN, from the exons ATGGCGAAGCTGCTCGAAAATCTTTCTTCAAAAGCATCGATTAAGTCGACAAAATTTGGTATGAAGATTTTTGACG aatGGCGTGCCAGTTCTGTTggatcaaaattctcgaaaccGATCGAAGAAATGTCGAAAGATGAATTGAATTCTTGCTTGAAATGTTTTTACATCTCAGCGAGGAAGCAAGATGGTTCTTACTACAAAGCTACTTCACTGAAATCAATCAGATCAGCGCTTGATCGACATTTGCGTTTGCCACCGCACAATAAACAATTTTCCATCGTCTCCGATTCGGCATTCTCAGAGGCGAATAGAGTATTGTGTGGTTTTGTTAAAGAGCTCAAAATCTCAGGAAAAATCGAGGGAGTTATGCACAGGAAAGTAATTAGGAAAGAACAATTGGAATTACTGTTCAGCAGGGGACAACTTGGTCCAGCAAATAGTCAAGATCCTGCTCAGTTATTGAGAACCGCTTGGTTTTACATCGGTTTATATTTCGGACGTCGCGGACTGGGAGACCAGCGAGATCTAAAGTCCTCTATGTTAGTATTGAAAAAGTCACCCGACGGCGCTGAATACTTTGAACTCAACAGGCAAACTTCGGCGTCGTTTTTACAGCATGGTAATCCTAAAGATGAATCCGATACAGGGGCCATGTTTTCAGTTGTTAATTCCCCAAGATGTCCCGTCATGACGCTGAAAAATTATTTGTCTCGTTTAAATCGTAATTGCGACTCACTTTTTCAAAGACCGAAAgacagcaaaaaacaaaattttaagacTGAAGACCCATTTTGGTATTGGCCTCATCCAATGGGAAAGTTTTCTCTTGATAAACTGATGACAGAGATGAGTAGGAACGCGGGAATTAAACCAAGTATCACCAAGCAATGTCTAAGAGCGACTTCTGTTGCTATTTTATCGAGCACATCGAGATTGAAAGAGGACGCAGTTGAGGCCGAACAATGCAGCAAAGCCGCAGATCTTTGGCAATCCCATCAAATAAAATTTCACAAATCTAATCTTTTGGCCAGATTTGTTGCAAAGGAGGTTGTAAATCCTGTGCCATTTCCTCGACCTGGACCGAAATTCGTTGGCACTATGATTGAAATTGAGCAGCTAGCTCCGAAAGAAAATGCACAAACTTCGGCTATCGTTTTGGAAGTGCGACAAATACCCATTATAGCGCAGGAGGAATCGAGGAAGATAGATGAAAAACATGAAGTGAAATATGTCCAAGTTCCTAGTCTTCCAGGCATTTTAGTCAATGCAACAATCGGAGAACCGGTTAAAAGTAAGCTAATTCCACTGGCTCCTCGTTCTGAGACGAAGTCTCTCCAATTTAAAATGGACGCAAATTGA
- the LOC136914211 gene encoding octopamine receptor beta-2R-like, with protein sequence MVPNDTATSSSSNNTGSVKPTDGSFSFTLKFVSAFFLIIIIILALLGNAVVIRAFAVFRKLRNVTNYFVISLAVTDILVAVFSMPVWVAYLMTGPHWQFSPWLYKIWQAMDIFCGVASISHLLLISIERYICISSPLTYHTIVTIRKTRIAISTTWFFALTMTVIKLFLSGSVRVVRVYQFVAFSLCFATPVLGMSFAYIMIFRVSRTQAKKLTLRIGEKTKKFCLPKELKAAKTLGVVIGGFLLCWFPFFLLNMSYALCSACGIPVKAVLLAKGLHFSNSVLNPIIYGLMNKQFKTAFRHLFRWTFYSLYGSSAHIIGAHVVSKSSSLQTRLSFLKRSLGSGHSNCTANDMRSSPL encoded by the exons ATGGTTCCAAACGACACTGCCACGAGCAGTAGCTCAAACAACACTGGATCAGTCAAACCAACAGACGGATCATTTAGTTTCAcattaaaatttgtttccgccTTCTttctcatcatcattattattctcGCTCTTCTTGGAAACGCTGTGGTTATCCGCGCTTTTGCTGTCTTTCGAAAGCTACGGAATGTTACCAACTACTTCGTGATCTCACTGGCAGTAACGGATATTCTTGTAGCTGTGTTTTCTATGCCAGTGTGGGTGGCGTATCTAATGACAG GGCCACATTGGCAGTTTTCACCCTGGCTGTATAAAATCTGGCAAGCTATGGACATCTTCTGCGGTGTTGCATCTATTTCTCACCTTCTCCTGATCAGCATCGAGCGTTATATTTGTATTTCAAGTCCTCTAACGTACCATACCATTGTCACCATAAGAAAAACGCGCATAGCTATCTCCACGACCTGGTTCTTCGCTTTGACCATGACGGTTATCAAATTATTCCTTAGTGGTAGTGTTCGCGTAGTTCGTGTTTACCAATTTGTCGCATTCTCGCTGTGCTTCGCTACACCTGTGTTAGGGATGAGCTTTGCATACATCATGATCTTCAGGGTTTCCCGCACACAGGCTAAGAAATTAACTTTGAGAATCGGCGAGAAAACAAAGAAGTTTTGCCTGCCTAAGGAACTGAAAGCGGCCAAGACGCTTGGTGTTGTGATAGGTGGTTTTCTGCTTTGctggtttcctttttttcttcttaacatGTCCTATGCTTTGTGCAG CGCATGTGGCATCCCTGTCAAGGCAGTCCTGCTAGCGAAGGGGCTACATTTTTCCAATTCAGTTCTTAATCCTATTATATATGGACTGATGAACAAGCAATTCAAGACAGCCTTCCGGCATCTTTTTCGATGGACCTTTTACAGCCTCTACGGCAGCAGCGCTCACATCATCGGAGCACATGTTGTCAGCAAAAGCAGTTCTCTCCAGACACGTTTATCTTTTCTTAAAAGATCTTTAGGGTCTGGCCACTCCAACTGCACTGCAAATGATATGAGATCTTCTCCGTTATGA
- the LOC136914568 gene encoding myosin regulatory light chain 12A-like, which translates to MITKHGLIYRVFKIRKYCRTLNDALQRAKTLSPKMSGKTKTKKAGSKKKAQRATSNVFAMFDQQQIQEFKEAFSMIDQDRDGFIKDTDLKDMFASLGTEKSGGYIDEMLGEASGPLNFTMFLTLMGEKLNGTDPEDMIRNAFASFDAGGTGIINEEKLRPLLQGMGERFTEDECEEMFRLANADDEGNFNYLEFVKTIKHGSKED; encoded by the exons ATGATCACAAAGCACGGTTTGATATACCGGGTTTTCAAAATCCGTAAATATTGCCGCACATTGAACGACGCACTACAACGGGCTAAGACACTGTCTCCTAAAATGTCTGGTAAAACGAAGACCAAAAAAGCCGGTTCGAAAAAGAAGGCCCAACGCGCGACCTCCAATGTATTCGCAATGTTCGATCAGCAGCAGATTCAAGAGTTTAAAGAAGCTTTTAGCATGATAGACCAAGACCGAGACGGCTTCATCAAGGATACTGATCTAAAAGATATGTTTGCCTCTCTGGGTACTGAGAAAAGCGGCGGCTACATTGATGAGATGCTGGGCGAGGCATCAGGTCCCCTGAATTTCACCATGTTTCTTACATTGATGGGGGAGAAGCTCAATGGTACAGACCCAGAAGACATGATAAGGAACGCCTTTGCCTCGTTTGATGCCGGAGGAACTGGGATCATCAATGAAGAAAAGCTGAGGCCATTGCTGCAGGGAATGGGTGAAAG ATTCACTGAAGATGAGTGTGAGGAAATGTTTCGCTTGGCAAACGCAGATGATGAGGGAAACTTCAATTATTTGGAGTTCGTAAAGACGATAAAACATGGATCAAAGGAAGACTAA
- the LOC136914569 gene encoding myosin regulatory light chain 12B-like: MSSGKSKSKKSGSKKKAQRATSNVFAMFDQTQIHEFKEAFNVIDQDRDGIIGAKDLHEMFNSLGRPQTDEYIEEMLGEATGAVNFTMFMTLFSENMHGTDPEDMIKSAFTTFDPDGTGVINEDKLRPLLMKLGERFTEDECDDMFFSAKADDDGNFNYGEFTKVIKHGEKDD; the protein is encoded by the exons atgtcgtctGGAAAGTCGAAGTCGAAGAAGAGCGGTTCAAAAAAGAAAGCACAGCGAGCGACATCCAATGTGTTCGCTATGTTTGACCAGACGCAAATACACGAATTTAAAGAAGCATTCAACGTGATTGACCAAGATAGGGACGGGATTATCGGTGCCAAAGACCTACATGAAATGTTCAACTCCTTGGGCAGACCACAGACAGATGAATACATTGAAGAAATGCTGGGAGAGGCTACCGGCGCTGTCAATTTTACCATGTTCATGACCCTGTTCTCGGAGAACATGCACGGGACAGATCCCGAAGACATGATCAAGAGTGCCTTTACTACTTTTGATCCCGACGGCACGGGCGTCATAAACGAGGACAAGCTACGTCCTCTGTTGATGAAACTAGGGGAGAG GTTTACAGAGGACGAATGTGACGACATGTTCTTCAGTGCAAAGGCAGATGACGATGGCAATTTTAATTATGGAGAATTCACCAAAGTCATCAAGCATGGCGAGAAAGATGACTAA
- the LOC136914195 gene encoding mediator of RNA polymerase II transcription subunit 28-like, with the protein MAAYREDLVTALESSLQACVSLFLATENVEKGREMDNANTHGVEANIKRFLEAAKMLESDFLRKQMYSRVNHPEEVTKEEVEKMRAELAQKDELLTKTRDRITVWTNALQELETKQTRLHLADMVPQRPASVDSTR; encoded by the exons ATGGCGGCTTACAGAGAAGACTTGGTCACCGCTCTCGAATCTTCTTTGCAG GCTTGTGTATCTCTGTTTCTTGCTACTGAGAATGTGGAGAAGGGTCGTGAAATGGATAATGCGAACACACACG GTGTGGAAGCCAACATCAAAAGATTTCTTGAGGCTGCAAAAATGTTGGAGTCTGattttttaagaaaacaaatgtACAGTCGGGTAAACCACCCAGAAGAAGTCACCAAGGAG GAGGTTGAAAAAATGCGAGCTGAGCTTGCACAAAAAGATGAGTTGCTCACTAAAACAAGGGACAGGATAACTGTGTGGACAAATGCACTACAAgaacttgaaacaaaacaaacaaggctCCATCTTGCAGATATGGTGCCACAGAGACCTGCATCCGTGGATTCCACTAGATAG